The following proteins are co-located in the Trichormus variabilis 0441 genome:
- a CDS encoding tetratricopeptide repeat protein — protein sequence MYKQQQIKQWFCGLSSITCPHISDWQKPHLGVLCAASAFLVLAAPMVNLPGSKLLAQTPISRDLETASLYQQGVTRYNRSDWQGAENAFRQALQREPNLAMARAYLGNIYLMQNRLDVAVQEYGEAIRLNPNLGETYYNLGLALQQQGKKEGAITAYRQALVIDPRRVEAYYNLGLVLYEQGLLQEAIAAYQDAINLEPSKVNAHHNLAIALQQTGKMEEAIVAYREVLKLDPQNAAAYSNLGSLMAMQGRPEEAIAAYTQAVRQDPKNALAYYNLGITLYNQGDLQKASNAFKRAQEEYSQQGNLEQTEKTEQLMQQVAQKIEEQKLQQRQASTPKPTDNATNNLLEKLTQLTAPKEQPANSGAVTVSDEQKQFPPIFPNTNSR from the coding sequence ATGTATAAACAACAGCAAATTAAACAGTGGTTTTGCGGTTTATCGTCAATCACCTGTCCGCATATTTCGGATTGGCAAAAGCCGCATTTGGGTGTTCTCTGCGCTGCATCAGCTTTTTTGGTGTTGGCTGCACCGATGGTGAATTTACCAGGAAGCAAGTTGTTGGCACAAACTCCCATCTCGCGGGATTTGGAAACAGCTAGTCTTTACCAACAGGGCGTTACACGCTACAACCGTAGCGACTGGCAAGGTGCAGAAAACGCTTTTCGCCAAGCGTTGCAGCGAGAACCCAATTTAGCAATGGCTAGAGCTTATCTAGGAAATATTTACCTGATGCAAAACCGTCTAGATGTGGCGGTTCAGGAATATGGGGAAGCGATTAGACTTAACCCAAATTTGGGAGAAACTTATTACAACCTGGGTTTAGCATTGCAACAACAGGGAAAAAAAGAGGGTGCTATTACAGCTTATCGCCAAGCTTTAGTGATAGACCCAAGAAGGGTGGAGGCTTATTATAACTTGGGTTTGGTATTATACGAACAAGGATTATTGCAGGAAGCGATCGCGGCTTACCAAGATGCAATTAATCTTGAACCCAGTAAAGTCAATGCTCATCATAATTTAGCGATCGCCCTGCAACAAACAGGTAAAATGGAAGAGGCGATCGTCGCCTATAGAGAAGTTTTGAAGTTAGATCCTCAAAATGCGGCAGCTTACAGTAATTTAGGCAGCCTGATGGCGATGCAAGGACGACCAGAGGAAGCCATAGCCGCTTATACCCAAGCTGTTCGCCAAGACCCCAAAAATGCCCTAGCTTACTATAACTTGGGAATAACTTTATATAACCAGGGCGACCTGCAAAAAGCTAGTAACGCCTTCAAACGCGCTCAGGAAGAATACAGCCAACAAGGGAACCTGGAGCAAACAGAGAAGACCGAGCAGTTAATGCAGCAAGTTGCTCAGAAAATCGAGGAGCAAAAGCTGCAACAAAGACAAGCATCCACACCCAAGCCGACAGACAACGCTACAAACAACCTCTTAGAAAAACTAACTCAACTAACAGCACCAAAAGAACAACCAGCTAATTCTGGTGCAGTAACTGTCTCGGATGAACAAAAGCAGTTTCCACCAATATTTCCTAATACCAATTCTCGATAA
- a CDS encoding potassium channel family protein has translation MNLSSLGFFRSLRKDNNQFAVIGLGRFGRSVCSTLHKLGYQVLATDIDEKRVSAALTEEIVGHALQLDSTETAALKEAGILEFDTVIVAIGNYVQESVITTLNVKEAGVPHVVAKASSEVHYKLLKRVGADHVVFPEYEAGCALARTLTKPSILDRFDLDPDNSIVELIVPDEFHGRTIAELQLRNRYGLNLLAVSQDGKFQINPNPGKRLERGTAMVVIGCDRDINRLPI, from the coding sequence GTGAATCTGTCATCGCTAGGTTTTTTTCGCAGTTTACGCAAAGATAATAACCAATTTGCTGTAATTGGCTTGGGTCGTTTTGGTCGTTCTGTCTGTTCAACACTGCATAAGTTAGGCTATCAAGTGCTAGCAACAGATATAGATGAAAAACGAGTGTCAGCAGCGTTGACGGAAGAAATTGTTGGTCATGCTTTACAACTAGATTCAACCGAAACAGCCGCCCTTAAGGAAGCGGGTATTCTGGAATTTGATACAGTAATTGTGGCAATTGGTAACTATGTTCAAGAAAGCGTAATCACCACTTTAAATGTCAAGGAAGCTGGAGTACCTCACGTTGTTGCTAAAGCTTCCAGTGAAGTCCATTACAAGCTATTAAAGCGGGTTGGTGCAGATCATGTTGTTTTTCCTGAATATGAGGCGGGTTGTGCCTTAGCACGGACACTGACGAAGCCATCAATTCTTGATAGATTCGACCTCGATCCAGATAACAGTATTGTAGAGTTAATTGTGCCAGATGAATTTCACGGGAGAACTATCGCAGAATTGCAGTTACGCAATCGTTACGGGTTGAATTTATTAGCCGTTAGTCAAGATGGTAAATTTCAAATTAACCCTAACCCCGGTAAACGTTTAGAACGTGGTACGGCAATGGTGGTTATAGGTTGTGATAGAGATATTAATCGTTTGCCGATTTAA